The following coding sequences lie in one Arachis stenosperma cultivar V10309 chromosome 5, arast.V10309.gnm1.PFL2, whole genome shotgun sequence genomic window:
- the LOC130982295 gene encoding 5-formyltetrahydrofolate cyclo-ligase, mitochondrial-like isoform X2: MLRFRTSGNVDIMVHAAKLVFINHLRTVASPSSSSANLRPPSTSTRSMNTSFDAQLHHLFQQKHSLRSKVRTSLKNMDPVLKSQQDDAIQRVVLEAPWFKNSSNICAYISCDALREVDTSRIVSNILSNYKTEDQGHLQMKKRLYLPRVEDKNSNMKMLKVSSYDDLVLSSMNILEPTLVDSSGNPREDVMQATDPVDLFIVPGLAFDKFGGRLGRSGGYYDMFLKNYQELIKKKNWKQPLLVALSYSVQIIENERIPTTPYDVPVDALLASS; the protein is encoded by the exons ATGCTCCGATTCCGAACAAGTGGCAACGTAGATATCATGGTGCACGCCGCCAAGCTTGTTTTCATCAACCACCTGCGCACCGTAGCATCACCTTCCTCTTCCTCTGCTAATCTGCGCCCTCCCTCTACCTCTACCCGCTCCATGAACACCAGCTTCGACGCTCAGCTCCATCACCTTTTCCAGCAGAAGCATTCTCTTCGATCCAAAGTACGCACAAGCCTCAAAAACATGGATCCCGTCCTCAAGTCCCAACAAG ATGATGCCATTCAGAGGGTTGTTTTAGAAGCTCCATGGTTCAAGAATAGTAGCAATATATGTGCTTATATAAGTTGTGATGCTTTACGAGAAGTGGATACGTCAAGAATTGTgtcaaatatcttatctaactatAAAACAG AGGATCAGGGTCATTTACAGATGAAGAAAAGGCTTTATTTACCACGTGTAGAGGACAAAAATAGCAACATGAAGATGCTTAAGGTATCAAGTTATGATGATCTGGTTCTGAGCTCAATGAACATTTTGGAGCCAACTTTGGTCGATTCCAGTGGGAATCCACGTGAAGATG TTATGCAAGCAACTGATCCAGTTGATTTGTTCATCGTACCAG GCCTTGCATTTGACAAATTTGGAGGACGTCTGGGCCGTAGTGGTGG TTACTATGATATGTTCCTCAAAAATTACCAAGAGCTCATTAAGAAGAAGAATTGGAAGCAGCCTCTACTTG TTGCACTGTCATACTCTGTACAAATAATAGAGAATGAGCGAATACCTACCACTCCCTACGATGTTCCTGTTGATGCTCTT TTGGCTAGCAGTTAA
- the LOC130982295 gene encoding 5-formyltetrahydrofolate cyclo-ligase, mitochondrial-like isoform X1, giving the protein MLRFRTSGNVDIMVHAAKLVFINHLRTVASPSSSSANLRPPSTSTRSMNTSFDAQLHHLFQQKHSLRSKVRTSLKNMDPVLKSQQDDAIQRVVLEAPWFKNSSNICAYISCDALREVDTSRIVSNILSNYKTEDQGHLQMKKRLYLPRVEDKNSNMKMLKVSSYDDLVLSSMNILEPTLVDSSGNPREDVMQATDPVDLFIVPGLAFDKFGGRLGRSGGYYDMFLKNYQELIKKKNWKQPLLVALSYSVQIIENERIPTTPYDVPVDALVTASGFIPISSVAFKYCH; this is encoded by the exons ATGCTCCGATTCCGAACAAGTGGCAACGTAGATATCATGGTGCACGCCGCCAAGCTTGTTTTCATCAACCACCTGCGCACCGTAGCATCACCTTCCTCTTCCTCTGCTAATCTGCGCCCTCCCTCTACCTCTACCCGCTCCATGAACACCAGCTTCGACGCTCAGCTCCATCACCTTTTCCAGCAGAAGCATTCTCTTCGATCCAAAGTACGCACAAGCCTCAAAAACATGGATCCCGTCCTCAAGTCCCAACAAG ATGATGCCATTCAGAGGGTTGTTTTAGAAGCTCCATGGTTCAAGAATAGTAGCAATATATGTGCTTATATAAGTTGTGATGCTTTACGAGAAGTGGATACGTCAAGAATTGTgtcaaatatcttatctaactatAAAACAG AGGATCAGGGTCATTTACAGATGAAGAAAAGGCTTTATTTACCACGTGTAGAGGACAAAAATAGCAACATGAAGATGCTTAAGGTATCAAGTTATGATGATCTGGTTCTGAGCTCAATGAACATTTTGGAGCCAACTTTGGTCGATTCCAGTGGGAATCCACGTGAAGATG TTATGCAAGCAACTGATCCAGTTGATTTGTTCATCGTACCAG GCCTTGCATTTGACAAATTTGGAGGACGTCTGGGCCGTAGTGGTGG TTACTATGATATGTTCCTCAAAAATTACCAAGAGCTCATTAAGAAGAAGAATTGGAAGCAGCCTCTACTTG TTGCACTGTCATACTCTGTACAAATAATAGAGAATGAGCGAATACCTACCACTCCCTACGATGTTCCTGTTGATGCTCTTGTAACAGCTTCTGGCTTCATACCCATCAGCTCAGTAGCATTCAAGTATTGTCACTGA